Genomic window (Allostreptomyces psammosilenae):
CCGGGAGATGGCCGAACGGCGCCCGCGGACCACGCTGCGGGAGTTCCCCGGCGCCGGGCACTGGGTGCACGAGGACGACCCGCGCGGCCACCTCGACGCCGTCCGCCGCTTCCTGGCCGAACTGGACGGTCTGGCCGAACTGGACGGTCTGGCCGAACTAGACGGCCTGACCGAACCGGGCGGCCTGACCGAACCCGACCGCCTCGCCGAAGCCGACGGCGCGGGCTCCTGACCCCTCTCCCTCGCCGTGTTGCCCCGCGTTACTCCGCCCGCTCCGGCTTCCGGAGCACCTCGACCAGGGCCGAGATGTTGTGGTCCGCGTGCCCCTCCTCGACGGCCCGCCGCACCAGCCGGTACATCGGCTCCATCCAGTCGGCGTCGACGCCGGCCTCCTCGGCCACCCGCTGCTCGTCGGCCAGCGCCCCGTCGAAGAGGCCGACCGCGGAGAACGGCTCGCCGTAGTCGCCGGCGTCGATCTCGTCGGCCAGGGCCGGCAGGATGGAGCTGATCATCTCGAACCACTTGATGGAGTACGGCACCATTGACCGAGCCGGCAGGCCGCGGGCGGTGATCAGGGCGGCGCCGTGGAAGAAGCCGACCAGGGCCGGCAGCAGGGTGCTGCCCACGGCGGACTCGTACAGCGCGGCGAGGTCCACCTCGTCGCCGAGGTGCACGGTGTCGCCGCCCAGCGCCCGCAGCGTGGCCTCGTGCTCGTCGAACACCGCCCGGTCGCCGCTGTAGTACAGGAGGGTGTCCGGCCCGCCCACCGCCTGCGGCACGTTCTTGACCGCCCCGTCGAGGAAGCGGGCGCCGTGCGCGCTCGCCCAGGCGGCCGTCTCGCGGGCGTCGTGCGGCCCGCCGCTGTTCAGCGTCACCACGGTGCGCCCGGCCAGCGCGGCCGCGGCCGGCTCCAGCGCTTGCCGAGTGGCGTCGTAGGTGCTCAGGCAGGTCACCACCAGCGGGCTCGCCCGGACCGCGTCCTCGACGGTCGCGGCCCGGCGCGCGCCCCGGTCGACCAGCGGCGCGGCCCTCCCGGCGGTCCGGTTCCACACCGTCGTCGGATGTCCGGCCGCGAGGAACGCCTCGGCCAGCGCCCTGCCCATCGAACCCAGTCCCACGACGGTCACCGGTGCGCGGTCGTCCCCAGTCATGTCGTTCCGTCCAATCCCCAGTCGGTTTCCGAGAAATGCGCGAATGCGGACGGCGGCGTCGGTGCCGGTTGATATCGGCGCGCCGCCGGTTCCATGCTGGGGCCGGAGCGAACATTCCCTCAAGTACCGACATTTCTGTGCGGTACTTACCTTTCTGTCAGTGGAGTGGTGATGAAGAAGCGGTCCTACACCTGCGGACTGGACGCCGCGATCGACGTCATGGGGGGCAAGTGGAAGGGGCTGATATTGTTCTCGCTCGGCGACGGCCCGCTGCGCTTCGGGGAACTGCGGCGCGCGGTTCCCGGAATCAGCGAGCGGATGCTGATCCTGCAACTGAGGGAGATGGAGAACAGCGGCCTGGTGCACCGTGAGGTCTACCACCAGGTGCCGCCGAAGGTGGAGTACTCGCTCACCGATTTCGGCCGCTCCCTGAACACCGCGCTCGTTCCGCTCGGCGAGTGGGGCGAGGCCAACATGGACCGCATCGAGGCCATCCCCTAGCACCCGGCCGGCCCCCCGATCCCGCCCTCGATCCGACGACGTCCCACCACCCCCGGCGCGTCCGGCGTGTTCGACGCCGGCGGCCCTGTCCCGGCATCGGCCAGGGCGGTAGCGTTCGAGGTGGGAGGGTGGCCACCGGCCGCCGTCCGGGCCACGGTGGATGGACGAGGAGAGGGCGCATGCTGGACTTCGAGCGGTGCACGGCCGGGCTGATCGCGGAGACCGAACGCCTGGCGGACACCGTGCGGGACGCCGAGGGCGACGCCATCGTGCCGACCTGTCCCGAGTGGACGCTCGACGTCCTGATCAAGCACGTCGGCCAGTGCCACCGCTGGGCCGCCGCCGCCGTGCGCTCGCCCGAGCCGAGGATGCCCGAGGAGACCGAGATCGAGGCGCTGCCCGTCCCCGACGAGGCGGACGAGCGGATCAAGTGGCTGCTCGCGGGCGCCGGCGACCTGGCGGACGCCCTGCGTGCGGCCGGCCCGGAGCACCCGGTGTGGACCTGGGCCAAGGATCCGCACGCCCGCTTCTGGGCCCGGCGGATGCTGCACGAGACGCTGGTGCACCGCGCCGACGCCGCGATCACCACCGGGGCCGAGTTCCTGGCGCCGGACGAGATCACCGCGGACGCCGTCGACGAGTTCCTGGACAACCTCACCACACCCGGGCTGGCCGAGGAGGGGGCGGAGGCGACGCCCGCGCCGCTGCGCGGCGAGGGGGAACGCCTGGTCTTCGCCATCCGCCCGGCGCCCCGGGCCGGTGCGGAGTTCGTGCGGGCCTGGACGGTGACCCTCACGCCGGACGGCTTCACGGTGGCCAACCAGCCGACGGCGGGCCGCTTCGCGGCGGCGGACCTCGGCCCCCGCGACGCCCTGCTGGCCGGCGACGCCACGGCCCTGCTGCTGGCCATCTACCGCCGCCTGCCCACCGGCGCGCCGGGCGTGGAGACCGCCGGCGACGAGGAACTGCTGAACCGCTGGCTCACCCACACGGCTTTCTGACGGCCGAGGATCTCCTGGATCTCCGCGCTCTCCGCGGGGCGTGTCCGTGCCCCGCGGAGAGCGCGGAGATCGCGGCGCTCTGTGCTGGGCTCGGCTCTGTGCTGGGCTCGGCTGTGTGCTGGGCCGGGCTCTGGGCCAGGGCCGGCGCGGCGGGCATGCGCTGCCACAGAGAGCCGCTGCCGCAGAGTGCCACTGCTCGCAGCGACCGCCCGGGATGGTGAAACCTTTCCCCCCGTCCCCCCCCCCATTGGGGGGCTCGCGACCCCCTTCTTCAGGATCCCATGGGAAGCATGGTCGGTGGCAGCCCTTGATGGCAGCCCTGTGGAAAACTCACGGCGCGTCCATGACATTTCGTGAGGTGGCGATGGGTGAGTGCCCGGTCGTGAGGATCGTCGCCGTGTGGCGCAGCGATGAGGGCGCCCTGCACGTGCTGCCGCCCTGCGGCCGTTGCCGGGAGTTCATCCGGCAGATCGACCCGGCCAACCTCGACACCGAAGTCTTCCTGGGCCGTGTCGAATCGAGGTGGCTCCGCGAGTTGCTCCCGGCCAACGAGTGGCCGAGCCCGCTGGACTGACCCGCCCGCTCCACCGCCTGTTCCTCCCACCCGAGTCGTGCCTGTGCCTGCCGCTTCCTCCTGAGTCGCGCCTGTTACTCCAATGGAGTCGGGAGAAAGGAGATGGACATGACATTCCTCGAATCTTCTCCCACCAGCGCCCTGGGGGGACCCCCTTCTTTTACGGTTTCATGAAATTTTGGCGTGTCGGTAGACCCCTCTTCCGAGCTGTGGATAACTCGGTGAACCGTCAACTGTTCGCGGAGTCCATCCCCGCCGGTGCCGGTGCCGGAAAAGGTGAGGGTCCCTCCGGCCGTGGCCGGAGGGACCCTCATGCGCTCGCCGCTCGATCTTCCGGCGGCCTCACGCCGTTCGGCGCGGGCGCCGGCTCAGCCGCGCTGGATGCCGGACGTGTTCTGCAGCAGTCCCTGCGCGCCCTCCTGGGTCTGGGCGACCAGCGCCGCGCCCCGCGCGTCCACCGCGAGGTACCAGACGCCGGGGTGCAGCTCGCCCACGACCCCACCTGCCGGGTTGTCCACCGGCACCAGCTGACGCACCTCCGGCACGGCGAACCAGAACGGGGCAAAGGGCTCGGCACCGCCCGCGGCGGGCGCACCCGCCCCGCCCTGCTCCTGCGAGGGCTGGGGCTGGGGCTGGGGCTGCTGAGCCTGCTGCGGCTGCCCTCCCTGCTGAGGCTGCTGAGCCTGCGGCGCCTGCTGCTGCGCACCGGTCGACGGCTGCGGGTAGCCGTACCCGGCGCCGGGCTGCTGCTGCGCCGGGCCGGGCTGCGGGTAGCCGTACCCGGCCGGCTGCGCTCCCATCGGGCCCTGCTGTCCGGGGCCCTGCTGTCCGGGACCCGGCTGCCCCGGCTGGCCGGGCTGGCCCTGCTGGCCGTAGGGGTACGCGTAGGCGCCGCCCTGCTGCGGGTACATGCCCGGCTGCCCCGGCTGCCCCATCGCTCCCGGATGCCCCATGGCCCCCGGCTGGACGGCGGCCGGCGGGCGGTTCGGCAGCAGCGGCGCCTTCAGCGCGGGCACCTGCCCGCCCGCCACCACCCCGAACGCCAGCACCAGGGCGAACAGCAGGGTGAGGAACGCGCCGAAGCCGTGCTCACCCTCGGAGAACAGGCCCCACAGCGCCGACCAGGCCGCCGCCACGCCCAGCGCCGTTCCCCACTGCGGGAGCGTGAGT
Coding sequences:
- a CDS encoding NAD(P)-dependent oxidoreductase, whose amino-acid sequence is MTGDDRAPVTVVGLGSMGRALAEAFLAAGHPTTVWNRTAGRAAPLVDRGARRAATVEDAVRASPLVVTCLSTYDATRQALEPAAAALAGRTVVTLNSGGPHDARETAAWASAHGARFLDGAVKNVPQAVGGPDTLLYYSGDRAVFDEHEATLRALGGDTVHLGDEVDLAALYESAVGSTLLPALVGFFHGAALITARGLPARSMVPYSIKWFEMISSILPALADEIDAGDYGEPFSAVGLFDGALADEQRVAEEAGVDADWMEPMYRLVRRAVEEGHADHNISALVEVLRKPERAE
- a CDS encoding winged helix-turn-helix transcriptional regulator; the protein is MKKRSYTCGLDAAIDVMGGKWKGLILFSLGDGPLRFGELRRAVPGISERMLILQLREMENSGLVHREVYHQVPPKVEYSLTDFGRSLNTALVPLGEWGEANMDRIEAIP
- a CDS encoding maleylpyruvate isomerase family mycothiol-dependent enzyme; this translates as MLDFERCTAGLIAETERLADTVRDAEGDAIVPTCPEWTLDVLIKHVGQCHRWAAAAVRSPEPRMPEETEIEALPVPDEADERIKWLLAGAGDLADALRAAGPEHPVWTWAKDPHARFWARRMLHETLVHRADAAITTGAEFLAPDEITADAVDEFLDNLTTPGLAEEGAEATPAPLRGEGERLVFAIRPAPRAGAEFVRAWTVTLTPDGFTVANQPTAGRFAAADLGPRDALLAGDATALLLAIYRRLPTGAPGVETAGDEELLNRWLTHTAF